From the Oleiphilus messinensis genome, one window contains:
- a CDS encoding protein-L-isoaspartate(D-aspartate) O-methyltransferase, which produces MNLQGIGMTSQRTRLRLINRLKESGIRTQDVLEAMANTPRHIFLDEALAHRAYEDTALPIGYNQTLSQPYIVAKMTELTLENDPQRILEIGTGSGYQTSILAQLAKEVYSVERIKPLQEKARQRFVAMGLRNIRLRHADGGMGWPEAAPFHAIIVTAAPEDVPRELLSQLADGGRLVIPVGGQSQQLMVMTRTGNEFSKRIVEAVRFVPLVEGTVL; this is translated from the coding sequence ATGAATCTTCAAGGCATTGGCATGACCTCACAAAGAACGCGGCTGAGGCTGATTAATCGGTTGAAAGAGTCGGGCATTCGAACTCAAGACGTGCTGGAGGCAATGGCAAATACTCCGCGGCACATCTTTCTGGATGAGGCGCTCGCCCATCGAGCTTATGAAGATACGGCATTGCCAATCGGTTATAACCAAACGCTGTCGCAGCCCTATATTGTGGCCAAAATGACAGAGCTTACACTGGAAAATGACCCGCAACGGATACTGGAAATTGGTACTGGTTCAGGCTACCAAACTTCGATTCTCGCTCAACTTGCAAAAGAAGTGTACAGTGTGGAGCGCATTAAGCCTCTGCAGGAGAAGGCTCGGCAACGATTCGTTGCAATGGGCTTGAGAAATATTCGGTTGCGGCATGCTGATGGTGGAATGGGATGGCCTGAGGCTGCACCATTTCATGCAATTATTGTTACTGCCGCTCCAGAGGATGTGCCCAGAGAATTATTGTCACAATTGGCAGATGGAGGACGCCTGGTTATTCCGGTAGGTGGCCAGTCGCAACAACTCATGGTTATGACGCGTACTGGAAACGAGTTTTCGAAACGGATCGTGGAAGCGGTCCGGTTTGTCCCGCTTGTAGAAGGTACTGTTCTGTAA
- the surE gene encoding 5'/3'-nucleotidase SurE, which yields MKLLLANDDGVYAPGLHILAEVLSKVADIKVVAPDRDHSGASNSLTLNRPLKPVLTSNGFYSVDGTPTDCVHLGVTNLFDVVFDRVVSGINTHANLGDDVLYSGTVAAATEGRFLEQCPIAVSLANTGGHHYSTAAQVVLKLLLKSDKLTLPPRTILNVNVPDMPLDEIRGVKITRLGHRARGGLPERTVDPRGQERFWIGSAGEGDDAGPDTDFWAVANGFVSITPISVDMTRYDVVDALNAWVPGGEL from the coding sequence GTGAAACTTTTGCTCGCCAATGATGATGGTGTCTACGCACCAGGTTTGCATATTTTGGCAGAAGTGCTGTCCAAAGTTGCGGACATAAAAGTGGTTGCACCAGATCGGGATCATAGCGGAGCCAGTAATTCGTTAACCCTCAACAGGCCGTTAAAACCCGTGTTAACCAGCAATGGTTTCTACAGTGTCGACGGCACGCCTACGGATTGTGTGCATCTCGGTGTTACTAATTTGTTTGACGTCGTCTTTGACCGGGTTGTTTCCGGGATTAATACCCATGCCAATCTGGGGGATGACGTTTTGTATTCCGGCACTGTGGCTGCGGCCACTGAGGGGCGTTTTCTGGAACAATGCCCGATTGCAGTATCCCTGGCAAATACCGGTGGGCATCACTATTCCACTGCAGCTCAGGTCGTGCTCAAACTATTGCTCAAGAGTGATAAATTAACCCTCCCCCCCAGAACAATTTTGAATGTTAATGTGCCAGATATGCCACTGGATGAGATTAGAGGGGTTAAGATAACGCGCTTAGGGCATCGAGCCCGTGGTGGTCTTCCAGAGCGTACGGTGGATCCACGAGGCCAGGAGCGGTTCTGGATTGGTTCTGCTGGCGAAGGCGATGATGCTGGTCCGGATACTGACTTTTGGGCGGTTGCAAATGGCTTTGTGTCGATTACTCCGATTTCAGTCGATATGACCCGTTACGATGTGGTTGATGCGCTGAATGCTTGGGTGCCAGGGGGCGAATTATGA
- the truD gene encoding tRNA pseudouridine(13) synthase TruD — translation MNDSVETSKPSFALNWPYAYGIPEASGIIRSTNSDFQVEEILGWQPEGVGEHFYLLIEKDGQNTQFIARRIGNYAQVRTMDVGFSGMKDRHAVTRQWFSIYLKNSSDPVVENWDLPGAKILDVSRHSKKLRRGQHIANRFQLVIRQFSGDSALLENRLSAIRDRGVPNYFGEQRFGRDLHNLNVAHEWFSGERKIRVKDGGMYLSAARSYLFNQLLAHRVTQQSWQAPIPGDAEINGGLAGSLFGEKNCLETLDAEANRNRVIEAWPVFSEGLVRNRIQNAYREFVLQPTDMSWALDGDTLSITFVLPTGSFATAVLREVLNYQEFEVKPAV, via the coding sequence ATGAACGACTCTGTCGAAACTTCCAAGCCATCTTTCGCACTTAACTGGCCCTATGCTTACGGTATTCCTGAAGCAAGCGGCATCATCCGCAGTACTAATTCCGACTTTCAAGTCGAAGAGATTTTGGGGTGGCAGCCAGAGGGGGTGGGTGAACACTTCTATCTTCTGATTGAAAAAGACGGACAGAATACGCAGTTTATCGCCCGTCGTATCGGAAATTATGCGCAAGTGCGCACGATGGATGTCGGCTTCTCGGGTATGAAGGATCGTCATGCTGTTACGAGACAGTGGTTCAGTATTTATCTGAAAAACAGTAGCGACCCGGTAGTTGAAAACTGGGATTTGCCGGGGGCAAAGATATTGGATGTGTCCCGCCATTCGAAGAAACTCCGACGTGGACAACATATAGCAAATCGTTTCCAGCTTGTTATTCGGCAATTCTCAGGTGATTCTGCCCTTCTCGAGAACCGGTTGAGCGCCATCAGAGACAGAGGTGTGCCCAACTACTTTGGCGAGCAGCGATTTGGCCGCGACTTGCATAACCTTAACGTTGCGCACGAATGGTTTTCCGGTGAGCGTAAAATTCGAGTGAAAGACGGCGGTATGTATTTGTCCGCGGCACGCTCATATTTGTTTAACCAGTTGTTGGCACATCGAGTAACTCAGCAGAGTTGGCAAGCGCCTATTCCCGGTGATGCTGAAATCAATGGGGGTTTGGCAGGGAGTCTCTTTGGTGAGAAAAACTGTCTGGAGACCCTGGACGCCGAAGCAAACCGAAATCGTGTGATAGAGGCCTGGCCAGTTTTTTCTGAGGGGCTGGTCCGAAATCGGATACAAAATGCGTATCGTGAATTTGTGCTGCAGCCAACGGATATGTCTTGGGCGTTGGATGGTGATACGCTTTCCATAACGTTTGTTTTACCCACTGGAAGTTTTGCGACTGCAGTGTTGCGAGAAGTGTTAAATTATCAAGAGTTTGAAGTAAAGCCCGCAGTGTAG
- the ispF gene encoding 2-C-methyl-D-erythritol 2,4-cyclodiphosphate synthase, producing MRIGQGFDVHAFGEGDHLVLGGIKIPFDKGFKAHSDGDVLIHAIIDALLGAVGLGDIGQHFPDTDSTYRGISSVRLLEHVLNLVAEKGYRVENIDSTIVAQAPKMSPYIAKMRECLAGVIGVPEGAVNVKATTTEKLGYTGRGEGIACYAVCLLVMK from the coding sequence ATGAGAATAGGGCAAGGTTTCGATGTTCACGCTTTTGGTGAAGGTGATCATCTGGTATTGGGGGGTATAAAAATACCGTTCGATAAAGGCTTCAAGGCACACTCCGATGGTGATGTATTAATCCATGCCATAATTGATGCGCTTCTCGGCGCTGTTGGGCTGGGCGATATAGGACAACATTTCCCGGATACTGACAGTACTTACCGGGGAATTAGTTCGGTGCGATTATTGGAGCATGTGCTTAACCTGGTGGCGGAGAAAGGTTATCGAGTTGAAAATATTGACTCTACCATCGTGGCTCAGGCCCCCAAAATGTCACCTTATATTGCGAAAATGCGTGAATGCCTTGCGGGTGTTATTGGTGTGCCGGAAGGTGCTGTAAATGTCAAAGCGACCACAACAGAAAAGCTCGGTTATACCGGACGAGGTGAGGGGATAGCCTGTTATGCAGTCTGTTTGCTGGTGATGAAATGA
- the ispD gene encoding 2-C-methyl-D-erythritol 4-phosphate cytidylyltransferase has product MRLGDSKIEGKIWAVAPAAGVGRRMNASVPKQYLYLGGETVLERTLKRLLSVVQIERIVVPVASHDNRWSGFDIFQHPNIETCIGGEERVHSVLSGLRYLRKIAGPEDWVLVHDIARPCVRRTDIEKLIQSSLCSGVGGILAARVSDTLKRARTDMDCTDTDDSTDSADTDSTAEISATIDRTQIWRAFTPQMFPLVELQHALERALADGELVTDEASAMELLGQAPKLVPGAVDNIKITESADLQFAEMILELQEQAECQETQK; this is encoded by the coding sequence ATTCGTTTAGGAGACAGCAAAATCGAAGGTAAAATCTGGGCGGTAGCCCCCGCGGCGGGCGTCGGGCGAAGAATGAATGCCAGTGTGCCCAAGCAATATTTGTATCTTGGAGGTGAAACGGTTCTTGAGAGAACCTTGAAGCGCCTGCTAAGTGTGGTTCAGATAGAACGGATAGTCGTACCCGTCGCAAGTCATGATAATCGATGGTCAGGTTTTGATATATTTCAGCATCCGAATATTGAAACTTGCATTGGTGGAGAAGAACGTGTTCATTCCGTCTTGAGCGGTCTTCGATATTTGAGAAAAATTGCTGGTCCAGAAGATTGGGTTCTGGTTCATGATATCGCCCGCCCTTGTGTTCGGCGCACCGATATAGAAAAATTGATTCAATCGTCACTTTGTTCCGGTGTTGGTGGTATTCTGGCAGCACGTGTGTCTGATACATTAAAGCGAGCACGAACCGATATGGATTGCACTGATACGGATGATAGTACGGATAGTGCGGATACGGACAGTACCGCTGAAATTTCGGCCACCATTGACCGTACCCAGATCTGGCGTGCCTTTACCCCGCAAATGTTTCCATTGGTAGAACTCCAACACGCACTGGAGAGAGCTTTGGCGGACGGGGAGCTCGTAACTGATGAAGCTTCAGCAATGGAGTTACTGGGACAGGCACCCAAATTAGTCCCCGGAGCCGTAGATAATATCAAGATAACGGAATCTGCAGATTTGCAGTTTGCGGAGATGATTCTTGAACTTCAGGAGCAGGCTGAATGTCAGGAAACACAAAAATAG
- the ftsB gene encoding cell division protein FtsB — protein MTVHEGFQPSEIANAPTLLKCVWGVSLFLIFGLQFRLWAGEGSYAQVWNLQQQIEQQKTLNQRLAERNSKLDAEVIDLKNGRKAIEEKARNELGMVKKGETFILVIED, from the coding sequence GTGACCGTTCACGAGGGATTTCAGCCATCTGAGATTGCGAATGCGCCAACTTTGCTTAAATGCGTGTGGGGCGTGTCGCTGTTTTTGATTTTTGGATTGCAATTTCGATTATGGGCTGGGGAAGGAAGCTATGCACAGGTATGGAATCTTCAGCAACAGATTGAGCAACAAAAGACGTTAAATCAGCGACTTGCAGAGCGCAATTCAAAGCTTGATGCCGAAGTGATTGATTTGAAAAACGGGCGTAAAGCGATTGAAGAAAAAGCGAGAAATGAACTGGGCATGGTCAAAAAAGGTGAAACTTTCATTTTGGTTATCGAAGATTAA
- the eno gene encoding phosphopyruvate hydratase gives MAEIADIKGREVLDSRGNPTVEADVILTSGVVGTACAPSGASTGSREALELRDGDKSRYLGKGVLKAVGAVNTTIRDALKGMDAADQRTLDNKMLELDGTDNKANLGANAILAVSLAAAKAAAQDKGIELYEHIAEINGTPGQFSMPVPMMNILNGGEHADNNVDIQEFMVQPVTAPSFAEALRAGAEIFHALKKVLKDQGLNTAVGDEGGFAPNLESNEAALAAIKVAVGNAGYELGRDITLALDCASSEFYKENQYNLAGEGKVFDSAGFATYLDELSQKYPIVSIEDGMDESDWDGWANLTRQVGERVQLVGDDLFVTNTRILGEGIEKNIANSILIKFNQIGSLSETLDAIKMAKDAGYTAVISHRSGETEDTTIADLAVGTCAGQIKTGSLCRSDRVAKYNRLLRIEEQLGDKAPYRGLKEIKGQ, from the coding sequence ATGGCGGAAATAGCAGATATCAAAGGGCGGGAAGTTCTCGACTCCAGAGGCAACCCTACTGTAGAAGCAGATGTAATCCTCACATCAGGTGTGGTTGGGACTGCTTGTGCACCTTCCGGAGCCTCAACGGGTTCTCGTGAAGCTTTGGAACTGCGAGACGGAGACAAAAGCCGTTATTTGGGTAAAGGTGTCCTGAAAGCGGTAGGTGCTGTCAATACAACTATACGTGACGCACTGAAAGGGATGGACGCGGCGGATCAGCGTACCCTGGATAACAAAATGCTGGAGTTGGATGGCACTGACAATAAAGCTAATCTTGGGGCGAATGCGATACTGGCTGTATCACTGGCTGCTGCAAAAGCTGCAGCACAGGATAAAGGAATTGAGTTATACGAGCATATAGCTGAGATCAATGGTACGCCGGGGCAATTCAGCATGCCTGTGCCAATGATGAATATATTGAATGGTGGTGAGCACGCCGACAACAATGTTGATATTCAAGAGTTTATGGTGCAGCCCGTTACAGCGCCAAGCTTTGCTGAAGCGTTGCGTGCTGGAGCAGAAATTTTCCACGCATTGAAGAAAGTATTGAAAGACCAGGGATTGAACACCGCTGTAGGCGATGAAGGTGGTTTTGCCCCGAACCTGGAATCGAACGAAGCGGCGCTGGCAGCGATTAAAGTCGCTGTGGGTAATGCGGGCTATGAACTGGGTAGGGATATTACCCTGGCTCTGGATTGCGCCTCTTCAGAATTTTACAAAGAGAATCAATATAATCTTGCCGGTGAAGGTAAGGTTTTCGATTCTGCAGGTTTCGCAACTTATCTGGATGAGTTGTCTCAAAAGTATCCGATCGTTTCCATTGAGGACGGCATGGACGAGAGTGACTGGGACGGTTGGGCGAATCTGACCAGGCAAGTTGGTGAGCGGGTACAGTTGGTCGGGGATGATCTTTTTGTGACGAATACTCGAATTCTGGGTGAAGGTATCGAGAAGAATATTGCCAATTCCATTCTGATTAAATTCAATCAAATCGGGTCGCTCTCCGAAACGCTGGATGCGATTAAAATGGCCAAAGATGCAGGCTATACCGCTGTTATATCCCACCGCTCTGGAGAAACAGAAGATACCACCATTGCCGATTTGGCTGTAGGTACCTGTGCAGGACAAATCAAAACCGGTTCTCTGTGTCGTTCTGATCGCGTCGCCAAGTACAACCGTTTGTTGCGTATTGAAGAACAGTTGGGCGATAAAGCACCATACCGTGGCCTGAAGGAAATTAAAGGGCAGTAA
- the kdsA gene encoding 3-deoxy-8-phosphooctulonate synthase produces MSQKRIEVAGIPVANDLPFVLFGGMNVLESRDLALQTAETYVRVTEKLGIPYVFKASFDKANRSSIASYRGPGLDEGLKIFEEIKKTFNVPLITDVHEPYQAEPVAAVVDVIQLPAFLARQTDLVAAMAKTGAVVNVKKPQFLSPSQMANIVDKFKEAGNDKIMLCERGACFGYDNLVVDMLGFDVMKQSTGGLPVIFDVTHALQCRDPQGAASGGRRAQVAQLARAGMAVGLAGLFLEAHPDPDRARCDGPSALRLEKLEAFLAQVKAVDDLVKGFAELDTA; encoded by the coding sequence ATGAGTCAAAAACGAATTGAGGTGGCGGGAATTCCCGTCGCCAATGATCTTCCGTTTGTCCTTTTTGGTGGGATGAACGTGCTTGAGTCCCGAGACCTGGCTTTGCAGACTGCAGAAACCTATGTGCGAGTTACTGAAAAGTTAGGGATTCCTTACGTATTCAAAGCATCATTCGACAAGGCGAACCGTTCGTCTATTGCGTCATACCGCGGTCCGGGTCTGGATGAAGGTTTGAAAATCTTCGAAGAAATTAAAAAAACCTTCAATGTTCCATTGATTACTGATGTGCACGAGCCATATCAGGCCGAGCCTGTTGCGGCCGTAGTTGATGTGATTCAATTGCCAGCGTTTCTGGCGCGTCAAACTGATCTGGTTGCTGCAATGGCTAAAACCGGAGCCGTGGTAAATGTTAAAAAACCACAGTTCTTAAGCCCTTCGCAAATGGCAAATATTGTCGATAAATTCAAAGAAGCCGGCAACGACAAGATCATGCTCTGCGAGCGTGGTGCTTGTTTCGGTTACGATAATCTGGTCGTTGATATGCTGGGCTTTGACGTCATGAAGCAAAGCACCGGTGGGCTGCCCGTGATTTTCGATGTCACCCATGCGCTGCAATGTCGTGATCCTCAGGGTGCTGCATCGGGGGGCCGTCGTGCTCAGGTCGCCCAGCTCGCACGCGCGGGTATGGCGGTGGGTTTGGCCGGGCTTTTCCTGGAGGCACACCCGGATCCGGATCGTGCACGTTGCGATGGGCCAAGTGCGCTTCGTTTGGAAAAACTTGAAGCTTTTCTGGCACAGGTTAAGGCTGTTGATGACTTGGTTAAGGGTTTTGCTGAGTTGGATACCGCCTGA
- a CDS encoding CTP synthase has translation MTRYIFVTGGVVSSLGKGIASASLAAILEARGLKVTLLKLDPYINVDPGTMSPFQHGEVFVTEDGAETDLDLGHYERFIRTTMTRRNNFTSGRVYEEVIRKERRGDYLGGTVQVIPHITDEIKRRIVEGAGEVDVALVEIGGTVGDIESLPFLEAIRQLKAEVGSQRALFMHLTLVPYIATAGEVKTKPTQHSVKEMRSIGLQPDILVCRAEHEIDASSRRKIALFTNVEEKAVIPLQDAKSIYEIPGLLHQQGLDDIIVERFRLECGEADLREWDRVVELEQRVEKEVTIAMVGKYMDLLDAYKSLIEALKHAGLHTHTKVKMVYIDSEEIESKGVDVLANVDGILVPGGFGERGVEGKIRTVQYARENKVPYLGICLGMQVAVIEYSRHVAGLEGAHSTEFNKQSDHPVVGLITEWVDADGSVETRTDKSDLGGTMRLGGQECRLIEGSKAHACYGKNTIVERHRHRYEVNNKYVERLKDAGLNISGYSVDGELVEVVEVADHPWFVACQFHPEFTSTPRDGHGLFSGFVNAAAANKRK, from the coding sequence ATGACGCGTTATATTTTTGTCACTGGTGGTGTGGTATCGTCCCTCGGGAAAGGTATCGCCTCAGCTTCTCTTGCTGCTATTCTGGAAGCGCGTGGCCTTAAAGTCACTCTGCTCAAGCTTGACCCTTATATCAATGTTGATCCCGGCACAATGAGCCCGTTTCAACACGGAGAAGTATTCGTGACAGAGGATGGTGCGGAGACCGATCTGGATTTAGGTCACTACGAACGTTTTATTCGTACCACAATGACCCGCCGCAACAATTTCACAAGTGGACGCGTCTACGAAGAAGTTATTCGAAAAGAGCGTCGTGGAGATTATTTGGGCGGGACAGTTCAGGTCATCCCTCATATTACCGACGAAATCAAACGCCGTATCGTTGAAGGTGCCGGTGAAGTTGACGTTGCACTGGTCGAGATCGGTGGTACGGTTGGTGATATTGAATCCTTGCCGTTTCTGGAGGCGATTCGTCAGCTTAAAGCTGAAGTGGGTTCGCAACGCGCGTTGTTCATGCATTTGACTCTGGTGCCCTATATTGCCACCGCGGGCGAAGTTAAAACCAAGCCGACTCAACATTCCGTAAAAGAAATGCGTTCAATCGGTCTGCAACCGGATATTCTGGTGTGTCGTGCAGAGCATGAGATTGATGCGTCATCACGCCGCAAGATTGCTTTGTTTACTAACGTCGAAGAAAAAGCGGTTATTCCATTACAGGATGCAAAGAGCATCTATGAAATACCGGGTTTGCTCCATCAGCAAGGTCTTGATGACATTATTGTGGAACGATTCCGCCTGGAATGTGGCGAAGCCGATCTACGGGAGTGGGATCGTGTTGTTGAGCTGGAACAACGTGTCGAGAAAGAAGTCACGATTGCCATGGTCGGTAAATACATGGACTTGCTGGATGCCTACAAGTCACTGATTGAAGCACTTAAGCATGCGGGATTGCATACGCATACCAAAGTGAAAATGGTGTATATCGATTCCGAAGAAATTGAAAGCAAAGGTGTCGATGTGCTGGCCAATGTGGATGGTATATTGGTTCCCGGTGGTTTTGGTGAGCGCGGCGTCGAAGGTAAAATCCGGACCGTACAATATGCACGGGAAAACAAGGTACCCTACCTGGGAATTTGTCTTGGCATGCAGGTTGCCGTTATCGAATACTCCCGTCATGTAGCGGGTTTGGAAGGCGCACACAGTACTGAATTCAACAAACAGAGTGATCATCCAGTTGTGGGTCTGATTACCGAGTGGGTTGATGCAGATGGTTCTGTTGAAACCCGAACAGATAAATCAGATCTGGGGGGGACCATGCGCTTGGGCGGGCAGGAGTGTCGTCTGATCGAAGGCAGCAAAGCCCATGCCTGTTATGGTAAAAATACGATTGTCGAGCGCCACAGACATCGTTACGAAGTGAATAATAAATATGTTGAGCGTCTCAAGGACGCAGGTTTAAACATCTCCGGCTATTCTGTAGATGGTGAGTTGGTAGAGGTTGTGGAAGTTGCAGATCATCCCTGGTTTGTTGCCTGTCAGTTCCACCCGGAGTTTACGTCTACGCCTCGCGATGGGCATGGATTGTTCTCTGGCTTTGTCAATGCCGCCGCTGCCAATAAGCGCAAGTGA
- the tilS gene encoding tRNA lysidine(34) synthetase TilS, protein MIKADALPDSIRDLMVDVPDGSGYWVALSGGLDSMVLLWAAGIFFRKELDRPLYAIHINHGLSPNADHWEQFCREQCALRDIPFQAVKVDVDSAGVGLEAGARNARYNVFSSLLQSDQILLQGHHGNDQVETFLMRAIKGAGAGLAGIPRQRKLDQGMIFRPFLTVSRRELSCCAQEAGLSWIHDESNDDIEIERNYLRHQVWPTITKRWPAAQSGVLRTMALCEDYEALARDLAKGDIDSVQKTLSGWSSVFGLSAIDGALLGKLPEYRQRNVIRVWLQSLGGGFPGQARFERIWQELIPAQSAGSPQICWPEGEIRRFQGDLYFMSSAVSGGIQHCQQPEPAITFDCKGEAQSSLLRFLCVPDARRSGQDGWHCVAVVPAPRAGVRVSMVRRNEGLSSVPSGKSLKKYFQARAVPVWLRGHIPVLCYNEEGVAIPGCWSRKESEFFDQQNRMFIYVQLKTNNEPVKP, encoded by the coding sequence ATGATTAAGGCGGACGCACTGCCTGATTCAATTCGGGACTTGATGGTGGATGTTCCTGACGGGTCCGGTTACTGGGTTGCATTGTCAGGCGGTCTGGATTCCATGGTACTGCTCTGGGCAGCTGGAATCTTTTTCCGGAAAGAGCTTGATAGACCCTTGTATGCAATCCACATCAATCATGGCTTGAGTCCAAATGCGGATCACTGGGAGCAGTTTTGCCGCGAACAATGTGCACTTCGAGATATTCCCTTCCAAGCGGTCAAAGTCGATGTTGACTCCGCAGGTGTCGGTTTAGAAGCCGGGGCCCGAAATGCGCGGTACAACGTTTTTTCATCTTTATTGCAGTCAGATCAAATATTATTGCAGGGGCATCATGGTAACGATCAGGTCGAAACGTTTTTGATGCGTGCGATCAAAGGGGCGGGGGCCGGGTTGGCAGGTATCCCGCGTCAGCGAAAGCTGGATCAAGGTATGATCTTTCGTCCTTTTCTGACAGTCAGTCGCCGTGAACTCAGTTGTTGCGCGCAAGAGGCGGGTCTGTCCTGGATTCATGATGAAAGCAACGATGATATCGAAATCGAGCGTAATTATCTTCGACATCAGGTTTGGCCGACCATTACGAAGCGATGGCCAGCGGCACAATCTGGTGTACTCCGCACCATGGCTCTGTGCGAAGATTATGAGGCGTTGGCCCGTGATCTTGCTAAGGGGGATATTGATAGTGTGCAAAAAACATTGTCAGGGTGGTCCTCGGTATTCGGTTTGAGTGCCATTGATGGTGCGCTGCTGGGCAAGTTGCCGGAATATCGGCAGCGCAATGTTATTCGAGTGTGGTTGCAATCGTTGGGGGGCGGGTTTCCGGGGCAGGCTCGCTTCGAACGGATATGGCAGGAACTGATTCCCGCTCAAAGCGCTGGGTCGCCCCAAATCTGCTGGCCTGAAGGCGAGATTCGACGTTTTCAGGGGGATCTTTACTTTATGTCGTCTGCGGTGTCTGGAGGAATACAGCATTGTCAGCAACCGGAACCTGCTATTACATTTGATTGTAAAGGCGAGGCTCAATCGAGCTTGCTTCGTTTTTTATGCGTTCCGGACGCCAGGCGTTCTGGTCAGGACGGCTGGCATTGTGTCGCTGTCGTACCTGCTCCCAGGGCGGGGGTGAGGGTTTCCATGGTGCGACGAAATGAAGGTCTGTCGTCCGTTCCTTCGGGAAAGTCCTTGAAGAAATATTTTCAGGCCCGCGCGGTTCCGGTCTGGTTAAGGGGGCATATTCCGGTGTTATGCTACAACGAAGAGGGGGTTGCAATACCTGGCTGTTGGTCACGGAAGGAATCTGAATTTTTTGATCAGCAAAATCGGATGTTTATTTATGTCCAGTTAAAAACAAATAATGAACCGGTGAAGCCCTGA